The following DNA comes from Georgenia sp. TF02-10.
CACGTCCCGAAGGGCGACCATGGAGACCCTCGACCTGGCCCGGTGGCAGTTCGGCATCACGACCGTCTACCACTTCGTCCTCGTCCCGCTGACCATCGGGCTGTCGCCCCTGGTGGCGATCATGCAGACCGCCTGGGTGCGCACCGGCAACGAGCGCTGGCACCGGCTGACCAAGCTCTTCGGCAAGATCCTGCTGATCAACTTCGCCCTCGGCGTGGCCACCGGCATCGTCCAGGAGTTCCAGTTCGGGATGAACTGGTCGGAGTACTCCCGCTTCGTCGGGGACATCTTCGGCGCCCCGCTCGCCATCGAGGCCCTGGCCGCCTTCTTCCTGGAGTCCACCTTCCTGGGCCTGTGGATCTTCGGCGAGGGCCGGCTGCCGCGGTGGCTGCACACGGCCTGCATCTGGCTGGTGGCGATCGGCACCAACCTGTCCGCGTACTGGATCCTCGCGGCGAACTCCTGGATGCAGCACCCGGTCGGCGCCGTGTTCAACCCCGAGACCGGCCGGGCCGAGCTGGACGGCGTCGGCGGCTTCCTGGAGGTGATGACCAACAACACCCTGCTCGCCGCCTACGCCCACACGGTCACCTCCGCCTTCCTCGTCGGCGGGACGTTCGTCGCCGGCGTGTCCGGCTGGTGGCTGGTGCGCTCGGTCCGCGCGGGCCGGGAGCGGGAGGCCCGCACGGTCTGGCGGGCCGGGGCCTACGTGGGGCTGGTCACCATGGTGATCGCCGGGGCCGGCGTCGCGATCAGCGGCGACGTGCAGGGCAAGCTCATGTACGTCCAGCAGCCGGCGAAGATGTCCGCCGCGGAGGCCCTGTGCGAGGGCGAGGAGTCCGCCGGCTTCTCCCTGCTGACCGTCGGGGACCTCACCGGGGACTGCTCCAGCGTGCGCCACCTCATCCAGATCCCCGGGCTGACGTCCTACCTCGGCACCGGCTCGTTCAGCGGCCCGGAGAGCTACCTGCCGGGGGTGAACGACGTCCAGGAGGAGTACACCGAGCGCTACGCCGACCAGTTCGGCACCGACGTGGACTACTCGCCCAACCTCGCCGTCACCTACTGGACGTTCCGGCTGATGATCGGCCTGGGGATGCTCTCCCTGGTGCTCGCCGCGGCCGGGCTGTGGCTGCTCCGCGGCGGCCGGGTCACCGGCCGGCCCTGGTTCGGCCGGCTCAGCCTGGCGGTCCTGCCGCTGCCGTTCCTCGGGGCCTCCTTCGGCTGGATCTTCACCGAGATGGGCCGCCAGCCCTGGGTGGTCCACCCCAACCCCGCCAGCCCGGTCGACCAGGTGTACCTGCTCACCCAGGACGGGGTGTCCACGGTGGTCGACGCCGGGTCGGTGATCACCTCCCTGGTCACCTTCACCCTGCTGTACGCCGCGCTGGGGGTGGTCTGGTTCCGGCTGGTCCGCCGCTACGTGCGCCAGGGGGTCGAGCCGCTGCCCGACGACGCCGGCGAGGACGACGGCGACG
Coding sequences within:
- a CDS encoding cytochrome ubiquinol oxidase subunit I, whose product is METLDLARWQFGITTVYHFVLVPLTIGLSPLVAIMQTAWVRTGNERWHRLTKLFGKILLINFALGVATGIVQEFQFGMNWSEYSRFVGDIFGAPLAIEALAAFFLESTFLGLWIFGEGRLPRWLHTACIWLVAIGTNLSAYWILAANSWMQHPVGAVFNPETGRAELDGVGGFLEVMTNNTLLAAYAHTVTSAFLVGGTFVAGVSGWWLVRSVRAGREREARTVWRAGAYVGLVTMVIAGAGVAISGDVQGKLMYVQQPAKMSAAEALCEGEESAGFSLLTVGDLTGDCSSVRHLIQIPGLTSYLGTGSFSGPESYLPGVNDVQEEYTERYADQFGTDVDYSPNLAVTYWTFRLMIGLGMLSLVLAAAGLWLLRGGRVTGRPWFGRLSLAVLPLPFLGASFGWIFTEMGRQPWVVHPNPASPVDQVYLLTQDGVSTVVDAGSVITSLVTFTLLYAALGVVWFRLVRRYVRQGVEPLPDDAGEDDGDGGRPPSASKAETAEPVLSFAY